One Oncorhynchus clarkii lewisi isolate Uvic-CL-2024 chromosome 32, UVic_Ocla_1.0, whole genome shotgun sequence DNA window includes the following coding sequences:
- the LOC139392074 gene encoding zona pellucida sperm-binding protein 3-like yields the protein MGLMMANTLRLLFKQLVWFLLVENFLISPALSYTYSADTWQQLPRRTPQFDNRPRFKQPPLQQTVSRPVRVETVAVTCHSDYMEIVVKADLFKLGNLIDVDDLRLGVEQYQDQEPCRATASAAGDEYRIFAALSDCGTKYMLNEDSLIYANLLRYTPRTTPDGVIRMAGAVIPIECHYERKYSLDSSSLQPTWIPFTATVSAEDTLQFSLKFMTSDWLYERGSGVYFLGDPINIEASVRDAHHTRLRVFVSSCVATLDPDSNSVPRYVFIESDGCLTDSQLPGSRSGFMRRTQDNKLGFHIDAFRFYQEDRAELYITCHLMAVPVMDHAEPSNKACSFIDGRWRSADENDLLCGPCPSLSRQKGVDQAPAQRPLSPRLGGSQLEPRVYRNKPPASGDNWSIGMKAKKVWDQDTTLGPMIVLPSKQKSTPLSPRTSGGIDIPGFPASTGDRKPVSPGSLWRGMDFKRGPYFAQSQNEVSPLGPRVGPNNKHGLVSSATYDGFIRQKELIAQRELEATPDPELIPAPEPIGDLEVTTEKEGLGEEEDQYEIGTY from the exons ATGGGACTCATGATGGCAAACACGCTCAGGTTATTGTTCAAGCAACTGGTTTGGTTTTTACTTGTGGAAAACTTCTTAATCTCTCCTGCTTTGTCATATACTTATAGCGCTGACACATGGCAACAACTTCCAAGGCGAACACCGCAATTTGACAATCGTCCACGCtttaaacagcctccactccaaCAAACAGTTTCAAGGCCAGTTCGAGTAGAAACTGTCGCTGTGACGTGCCATTCAGACTACATGGAGATAGTCGTGAAGGCTGATCTGTTTAAACTCGGTAATCTAATCGACGTGGATGACCTGCGACTTGGAGTTGAACAGTACCAAGACCAAGAGCCGTGTAGGGCTACAGCTTCAGCAGCCGGAGATGAGTACAGAATATTTGCAGCACTTTCGGACTGTGGAACCAAGTACAtg CTGAACGAAGACTCATTGATCTACGCAAACCTCCTCAGATATACACCCAGAACCACACCAGATGGCGTTATTCGAATGGCTGGTGCTGTAATCCCAATTGAGTGTCATTATGAAAG GAAGTACAGTTTGGACAGCTCTTCTCTCCAGCCGACCTGGATCCCTTTCACCGCCACAGTGTCTGCTGAAGACACCCTGCAGTTCTCATTGAAGTTTATGACAA GTGACTGGCTCTATGAGCGGGGTTCTGGAGTCTACTTCCTGGGTGATCCCATCAACATTGAGGCGTCTGTCAGGGATGCTCACCACACCAGGCTCAGGGTCTTTGTTAGCAGCTGCGTGGCCACACTGGACCCTGACAGCAACTCTGTCCCCAGATATGTCTTCATTGAGAGTGATGG ATGCTTGACGGATTCCCAGCTGCCTGGTTCCCGCTCTGGTTTCATGCGTAGAACCCAGGACAACAAGCTCGGGTTCCACATTGATGCCTTTAGGTTCTACCAGGAGGACAGGGCAGAG CTGTACATCACCTGCCACCTTATGGCAGTCCCTGTCATGGACCATGCAGAGCCGAGCAACAAGGCATGCTCCTTCATTGATGGCAG ATGGAGGTCTGCTGATGAGAATGATTTGCTATGTGGGCCTTGTCCAAGCCTGAGTAGACAGAAGGGGGTTGATCAAGCTCCAGCACAACGTCCCCTCAGTCCAAGACTAGGTGGTAGCCAACTTGAACCTCGTGTCTACCGCAACAAACCCCCAGCCTCTGGCGACAATTGGAGTATTGGGATGAAGGCCAAGAAAG TATGGGACCAGGATACTACTTTGGGCCCCATGATTGTCCTCCCAAGTAAACAGAAGAGTACACCTCTATCTCCACGGACGAGTGGAGGTATCGATATACCTGGCTTCCCTGCCTCAACAGGGGACAGGAAGCCCGTATCACCTGGCAGTCTTTGGCGTGGCATGGACTTCAAGAGAG GACCTTATTTCGCCCAATCCCAAAATGAGGTTAGTCCCTTGGGCCCAAGGGTCGGACCCAACAACAAGCACGGTCTCGTTAGCTCTGCAACATATGATGGCTTCATCAGGCAGAAAGAACTAATCGCCCAACGAG AGCTGGAGGCCACTCCAGACCCTGAGTTGATTCCTGCACCTGAGCCCATTGGAGACCTTGAGGttaccacagagaaagagggtctGGGTGAAGAGGAGGATCAGTATGAGATTGGAACCTATTGA